The following proteins are co-located in the Solea senegalensis isolate Sse05_10M linkage group LG12, IFAPA_SoseM_1, whole genome shotgun sequence genome:
- the ogt.1 gene encoding UDP-N-acetylglucosamine--peptide N-acetylglucosaminyltransferase 110 kDa subunit isoform X6: protein MASSVGNVADSTEPTKRMLSFQGLAELAHREYQSGDFEAAERHCMQLWRQEPDNTGVLLLLSSIHFQCRRLDRSAHFSTLAIKQNPMLAEAYSNLGNVYKERGQLQEAIEHYRHALRLKPDFIDGYINLAAALVAAGDMEGAVQAYVSALQYNPDLYCVRSDLGNLLKALGRLEEAKACYLKAIETQPNFAVAWSNLGCVFNAQGEIWLAIHHFEKAVTLDPNFLDAYINLGNVLKEARIFDRAVAGYLRALSLSPNHAVVHGNLACVYYEQGLIDLAIDTYRRAIELQPHFPDAYCNLANALKEKGNVSEAEECYNTALRLCPTHADSLNNLANIKREQGNIEDAVQLYRKALEVFPEFAAAHSNLASVLQQQGKLQEALMHYKEAIRISPTFADAYSNMGNTLKEMQDVQGALQCYTRAIQINPAFADAHSNLASIHKDSGNIPEAIASYRTALKLKPDFPDAYCNLAHCLQIVCDWTDYDERMKKLVSIVADQLEKNRLPSVHPHHSMLYPLSHGFRKAIAERHGNLCLDKVHKMIKINALHKPPYEHPKDLKASGGRLRVGYVSSDFGNHPTSHLMQSIPGMHNPEKFEVFCYALSPDDSTNFRVKVIAEAHHFTDLSQIPCNGKAADRIHQDGVHILVNMNGYTKGARNELFALRAAPIQAMWLGYPGTSGAPFMDYIISDKETSPIEVAEQYSEKLAYMPNTFFIGDHANMFPHLKKKAVIDFKSNGHIFDNRIVLNGIDVKAFLDSLPDVKIIKMKCDNNQESAGDTNGALSMPVIPMNTAAEAIINMINQGQIQVTINGFTVSNGLATTQINNKAATGEEVPRTVVVTTRSQYGLPEDSIVYCNFNQLYKIDPPTLQMWANILKRVPNSVLWLLRFPAVGEPNIVQYAQNMGLPSSRIIFSPVAPKEEHVRRGQLADVCLDTPLCNGHTTGMDVLWAGTPMVTMPGENNKCETLASRVAASQLNCLGCPELIAHSRQDYEDIAVKLGSDMEYLKMIRARVWKQRICSPLFNTKQYTTDLERLYLQMWEHHSNGNKPEHMVKFQTVETSENS from the exons ATGGCGAGCTCAGTGGGAAACGTGGCTGACAGCACAG AACCGACAAAACGTATGCTTTCCTTCCAAGGGTTGGCTGAGCTGGCGCACCGGGAGTATCAATCAGGGGACTTTGAGGCAGCTGAGCGCCACTGCATGCAGTTGTGGAGACAGGAGCCTGATAACACAGGTGTCCTGCTGCTCCTGTCCTCAATCCACTTCCAGTGCCGAAGACTCGACAG GTCAGCTCACTTCAGCACCTTGGCCATTAAGCAGAACCCAATGTTGGCTGAGGCCTACTCCAACCTGGGGAATGTGTACAAGGAGCGTGGCCAACTGCAGGAGGCCATAGAGCATTACCGTCATGCTCTAAGACTAAAGCCAGACTTCATTGATGGATACATCAACTTGGCAGCAGCTCTGGTGGCAGCAGGGGACATGGAGGGAGCAGTGCAAGCTTATGTGTCTGCATTACAGTATAACCCT GATCTTTATTGTGTGCGTAGTGACCTGGGGAACTTGCTCAAAGCCCTTGGGCGTTTGGAAGAGGCTAAG GCTTGCTACCTGAAAGCCATTGAGACTCAGCCCAACTTTGCGGTGGCTTGGAGCAACCTGGGCTGTGTGTTCAATGCCCAGGGAGAAATATGGCTGGCTATACATCATTTTGAAAAG GCAGTTACCCTGGACCCAAATTTTCTTGACGCTTACATCAATTTAGGAAATGTTTTGAAGGAAGCCAGAATCTTTGACAG AGCTGTGGCTGGATACCTGAGAGCCTTGAGTCTAAGCCCCAACCATGCTGTGGTCCATGGAAACTTGGCGTGCGTCTACTATGAACAGGGTCTAATTGATCTGGCTATTGACACCTACCGTCGTGCTATTGAACTGCAGCCCCACTTCCCTGATGCTTACTGCAATTTGGCAAATGCCTTGAAGGAGAAAGGCAAT GTTTCCGAGGCAGAAGAGTGCTACAACACAGCCTTGCGTTTGTGTCCAACTCACGCTGACTCCCTTAATAACTTGGCCAATATTAAGCGCGAACAGGGCAACATTGAGGATGCAGTCCAGCTCTACAGAAAAGCCTTAGAG gtgtTCCCAGAGTTTGCAGCAGCTCACTCCAACCTGGCCAGTGTCTTGCAGCAGCAGGGCAAACTCCAGGAGGCTCTTATGCACTACAAAGAGGCAATTAG AATCAGCCCCACATTTGCTGATGCCTACTCCAACATGGGAAATACGCTGAAAGAAATGCAAGATGTACAAGGAGCGCTGCAGTGCTACACCCGTGCCATCCAGATTAACCCGGCCTTTGCTGATGCTCACAGCAATTTGGCTTCTATTCACAAG GATTCTGGAAACATCCCAGAGGCCATTGCATCTTACCGCACAGCCTTGAAACTCAAGCCAGACTTCCCCGATGCTTACTGCAACTTGGCACATTGTCTGCAG ATTGTGTGTGACTGGACGGATTATGACGAGCGGATGAAGAAGCTTGTGAGCATTGTGGCCGATCAGCTGGAGAAGAACCGCTTGCCCTCAGTGCACCCACACCACAGCATGCTGTACCCACTCTCTCACGGCTTCCGCAAGGCCATTGCGGAGCGCCATGGAAACCTTTGTCTGGACAAGGTACACAAAATGATCAAA ATCAATGCACTGCACAAACCTCCTTATGAGCATCCCAAGGATCTGAAGGCCAGTGGTGGGCGTCTGCGTGTCGGGTATGTCAGTTCTGACTTTGGAAACCACCCGACTTCCCACCTGATGCAGTCCATTCCTGGGATGCACAATCCTGAGAAATTTGAG GTGTTCTGCTATGCACTCAGCCCTGATGATAGTACCAACTTCCGTGTCAAAGTGATAGCAGAGGCTCATCATTTCACTGACCTCTCACAG ATCCCTTGCAATGGCAAGGCAGCTGATCGTATTCATCAGGACGGAGTCCACATTCTGGTCAACATGAATGGATACACCAAAGGTGCCCGTAATGAGCTGTTTGCCCTGCGCGCCGCTCCTATTCAG GCGATGTGGCTCGGTTACCCAGGAACCAGTGGGGCTCCCTTCATGGACTACATCATCTCTGATAAGGAGACCTCACCTATCGAGGTCGCTGAGCAGTACTCAGAAAAACTTGCCTACATGCCCAATACTTTCTTCATCGGAGACCACGCCAATATGTTCCCTCACCTCAAG AAGAAGGCAGTGATTGATTTCAAGTCGAATGGACACATCTTTGACAATCGCATCGTTCTCAATGGTATTGATGTGAAGGCCTTCTTAGACAGTCTGCCAGATGTCAAAATAATCAAG ATGAAGTGCGACAACAACCAGGAAAGTGCCGGGGACACAAATGGAGCTCTGTCCATGCCTGTGATCCCCATGAACACAGCAGCTGAAGCAATCATCAACATGATCAATCAAGGTCAAATCCAGGTCACAATCAATGGCTTCACTGTCAGCAATGGCCTGGCCACCACACAG ATCAATAACAAAGCAGCCACTGGTGAGGAGGTGCCACGCACGGTCGTCGTGACAACCCGCTCCCAGTATGGTCTTCCAGAGGACTCGATTGTGTACTGCAACTTCAACCAGCTCTACAAGATCGATCCTCCTACTCTTCAGATGTGGGCCAAC ATCCTGAAGCGTGTGCCCAACAGTGTGCTGTGGCTTCTTCGCTTCCCTGCAGTGGGAGAGCCCAATATCGTGCAGTACGCTCAGAACATGGGTCTGCCGAGCTCCCGCATCATCTTCTCTCCCGTGGCACCCAAAGAGGAGCACGTGAGACGGGGCCAGCTGGCTGACGTGTGCTTGGACACTCCTCTCTGCAATGGTCACACCACAGGCATGGATGTGCTCTGGGCTGGAACACCTATGGTCACCATGCCAGGTGagaataataaat GTGAGACCCTTGCCTCTCGTGTGGCTGCCTCACAACTCAACTGTCTTGGCTGCCCTGAGCTAATAGCCCACAGTCGCCAAGACTACGAGGACATCGCAGTCAAACTCGGCTCCGACATGGAATA CCTGAAGATGATTAGAGCACGTGTTTGGAAGCAGCGGATCTGCAGCCCTCTTTTCAACACCAAGCAGTACACAACAGACCTTGAGAGGCTCTATCTGCAGATGTGGGAGCACCATAGCAACGGCAACAAGCCAGAGCACATGGTCAAATTCCAAACAGTAGAGACCAGTGAGAATTCTTGA
- the ogt.1 gene encoding UDP-N-acetylglucosamine--peptide N-acetylglucosaminyltransferase 110 kDa subunit isoform X3: MASSVGNVADSTEPTKRMLSFQGLAELAHREYQSGDFEAAERHCMQLWRQEPDNTGVLLLLSSIHFQCRRLDRSAHFSTLAIKQNPMLAEAYSNLGNVYKERGQLQEAIEHYRHALRLKPDFIDGYINLAAALVAAGDMEGAVQAYVSALQYNPDLYCVRSDLGNLLKALGRLEEAKACYLKAIETQPNFAVAWSNLGCVFNAQGEIWLAIHHFEKAVTLDPNFLDAYINLGNVLKEARIFDRAVAGYLRALSLSPNHAVVHGNLACVYYEQGLIDLAIDTYRRAIELQPHFPDAYCNLANALKEKGNVSEAEECYNTALRLCPTHADSLNNLANIKREQGNIEDAVQLYRKALEVFPEFAAAHSNLASVLQQQGKLQEALMHYKEAIRISPTFADAYSNMGNTLKEMQDVQGALQCYTRAIQINPAFADAHSNLASIHKDSGNIPEAIASYRTALKLKPDFPDAYCNLAHCLQIVCDWTDYDERMKKLVSIVADQLEKNRLPSVHPHHSMLYPLSHGFRKAIAERHGNLCLDKINALHKPPYEHPKDLKASGGRLRVGYVSSDFGNHPTSHLMQSIPGMHNPEKFEVFCYALSPDDSTNFRVKVIAEAHHFTDLSQIPCNGKAADRIHQDGVHILVNMNGYTKGARNELFALRAAPIQAMWLGYPGTSGAPFMDYIISDKETSPIEVAEQYSEKLAYMPNTFFIGDHANMFPHLKKKAVIDFKSNGHIFDNRIVLNGIDVKAFLDSLPDVKIIKMKCDNNQESAGDTNGALSMPVIPMNTAAEAIINMINQGQIQVTINGFTVSNGLATTQIFSADEVVVYRTMSTQINNKAATGEEVPRTVVVTTRSQYGLPEDSIVYCNFNQLYKIDPPTLQMWANILKRVPNSVLWLLRFPAVGEPNIVQYAQNMGLPSSRIIFSPVAPKEEHVRRGQLADVCLDTPLCNGHTTGMDVLWAGTPMVTMPGENNKCETLASRVAASQLNCLGCPELIAHSRQDYEDIAVKLGSDMEYLKMIRARVWKQRICSPLFNTKQYTTDLERLYLQMWEHHSNGNKPEHMVKFQTVETSENS, encoded by the exons ATGGCGAGCTCAGTGGGAAACGTGGCTGACAGCACAG AACCGACAAAACGTATGCTTTCCTTCCAAGGGTTGGCTGAGCTGGCGCACCGGGAGTATCAATCAGGGGACTTTGAGGCAGCTGAGCGCCACTGCATGCAGTTGTGGAGACAGGAGCCTGATAACACAGGTGTCCTGCTGCTCCTGTCCTCAATCCACTTCCAGTGCCGAAGACTCGACAG GTCAGCTCACTTCAGCACCTTGGCCATTAAGCAGAACCCAATGTTGGCTGAGGCCTACTCCAACCTGGGGAATGTGTACAAGGAGCGTGGCCAACTGCAGGAGGCCATAGAGCATTACCGTCATGCTCTAAGACTAAAGCCAGACTTCATTGATGGATACATCAACTTGGCAGCAGCTCTGGTGGCAGCAGGGGACATGGAGGGAGCAGTGCAAGCTTATGTGTCTGCATTACAGTATAACCCT GATCTTTATTGTGTGCGTAGTGACCTGGGGAACTTGCTCAAAGCCCTTGGGCGTTTGGAAGAGGCTAAG GCTTGCTACCTGAAAGCCATTGAGACTCAGCCCAACTTTGCGGTGGCTTGGAGCAACCTGGGCTGTGTGTTCAATGCCCAGGGAGAAATATGGCTGGCTATACATCATTTTGAAAAG GCAGTTACCCTGGACCCAAATTTTCTTGACGCTTACATCAATTTAGGAAATGTTTTGAAGGAAGCCAGAATCTTTGACAG AGCTGTGGCTGGATACCTGAGAGCCTTGAGTCTAAGCCCCAACCATGCTGTGGTCCATGGAAACTTGGCGTGCGTCTACTATGAACAGGGTCTAATTGATCTGGCTATTGACACCTACCGTCGTGCTATTGAACTGCAGCCCCACTTCCCTGATGCTTACTGCAATTTGGCAAATGCCTTGAAGGAGAAAGGCAAT GTTTCCGAGGCAGAAGAGTGCTACAACACAGCCTTGCGTTTGTGTCCAACTCACGCTGACTCCCTTAATAACTTGGCCAATATTAAGCGCGAACAGGGCAACATTGAGGATGCAGTCCAGCTCTACAGAAAAGCCTTAGAG gtgtTCCCAGAGTTTGCAGCAGCTCACTCCAACCTGGCCAGTGTCTTGCAGCAGCAGGGCAAACTCCAGGAGGCTCTTATGCACTACAAAGAGGCAATTAG AATCAGCCCCACATTTGCTGATGCCTACTCCAACATGGGAAATACGCTGAAAGAAATGCAAGATGTACAAGGAGCGCTGCAGTGCTACACCCGTGCCATCCAGATTAACCCGGCCTTTGCTGATGCTCACAGCAATTTGGCTTCTATTCACAAG GATTCTGGAAACATCCCAGAGGCCATTGCATCTTACCGCACAGCCTTGAAACTCAAGCCAGACTTCCCCGATGCTTACTGCAACTTGGCACATTGTCTGCAG ATTGTGTGTGACTGGACGGATTATGACGAGCGGATGAAGAAGCTTGTGAGCATTGTGGCCGATCAGCTGGAGAAGAACCGCTTGCCCTCAGTGCACCCACACCACAGCATGCTGTACCCACTCTCTCACGGCTTCCGCAAGGCCATTGCGGAGCGCCATGGAAACCTTTGTCTGGACAAG ATCAATGCACTGCACAAACCTCCTTATGAGCATCCCAAGGATCTGAAGGCCAGTGGTGGGCGTCTGCGTGTCGGGTATGTCAGTTCTGACTTTGGAAACCACCCGACTTCCCACCTGATGCAGTCCATTCCTGGGATGCACAATCCTGAGAAATTTGAG GTGTTCTGCTATGCACTCAGCCCTGATGATAGTACCAACTTCCGTGTCAAAGTGATAGCAGAGGCTCATCATTTCACTGACCTCTCACAG ATCCCTTGCAATGGCAAGGCAGCTGATCGTATTCATCAGGACGGAGTCCACATTCTGGTCAACATGAATGGATACACCAAAGGTGCCCGTAATGAGCTGTTTGCCCTGCGCGCCGCTCCTATTCAG GCGATGTGGCTCGGTTACCCAGGAACCAGTGGGGCTCCCTTCATGGACTACATCATCTCTGATAAGGAGACCTCACCTATCGAGGTCGCTGAGCAGTACTCAGAAAAACTTGCCTACATGCCCAATACTTTCTTCATCGGAGACCACGCCAATATGTTCCCTCACCTCAAG AAGAAGGCAGTGATTGATTTCAAGTCGAATGGACACATCTTTGACAATCGCATCGTTCTCAATGGTATTGATGTGAAGGCCTTCTTAGACAGTCTGCCAGATGTCAAAATAATCAAG ATGAAGTGCGACAACAACCAGGAAAGTGCCGGGGACACAAATGGAGCTCTGTCCATGCCTGTGATCCCCATGAACACAGCAGCTGAAGCAATCATCAACATGATCAATCAAGGTCAAATCCAGGTCACAATCAATGGCTTCACTGTCAGCAATGGCCTGGCCACCACACAG ATCTTTTCAGCAGATGAGGTTGTAGTCTATCGGACTATGTCCACACAG ATCAATAACAAAGCAGCCACTGGTGAGGAGGTGCCACGCACGGTCGTCGTGACAACCCGCTCCCAGTATGGTCTTCCAGAGGACTCGATTGTGTACTGCAACTTCAACCAGCTCTACAAGATCGATCCTCCTACTCTTCAGATGTGGGCCAAC ATCCTGAAGCGTGTGCCCAACAGTGTGCTGTGGCTTCTTCGCTTCCCTGCAGTGGGAGAGCCCAATATCGTGCAGTACGCTCAGAACATGGGTCTGCCGAGCTCCCGCATCATCTTCTCTCCCGTGGCACCCAAAGAGGAGCACGTGAGACGGGGCCAGCTGGCTGACGTGTGCTTGGACACTCCTCTCTGCAATGGTCACACCACAGGCATGGATGTGCTCTGGGCTGGAACACCTATGGTCACCATGCCAGGTGagaataataaat GTGAGACCCTTGCCTCTCGTGTGGCTGCCTCACAACTCAACTGTCTTGGCTGCCCTGAGCTAATAGCCCACAGTCGCCAAGACTACGAGGACATCGCAGTCAAACTCGGCTCCGACATGGAATA CCTGAAGATGATTAGAGCACGTGTTTGGAAGCAGCGGATCTGCAGCCCTCTTTTCAACACCAAGCAGTACACAACAGACCTTGAGAGGCTCTATCTGCAGATGTGGGAGCACCATAGCAACGGCAACAAGCCAGAGCACATGGTCAAATTCCAAACAGTAGAGACCAGTGAGAATTCTTGA
- the ogt.1 gene encoding UDP-N-acetylglucosamine--peptide N-acetylglucosaminyltransferase 110 kDa subunit isoform X7, which produces MASSVGNVADSTEPTKRMLSFQGLAELAHREYQSGDFEAAERHCMQLWRQEPDNTGVLLLLSSIHFQCRRLDRSAHFSTLAIKQNPMLAEAYSNLGNVYKERGQLQEAIEHYRHALRLKPDFIDGYINLAAALVAAGDMEGAVQAYVSALQYNPDLYCVRSDLGNLLKALGRLEEAKACYLKAIETQPNFAVAWSNLGCVFNAQGEIWLAIHHFEKAVTLDPNFLDAYINLGNVLKEARIFDRAVAGYLRALSLSPNHAVVHGNLACVYYEQGLIDLAIDTYRRAIELQPHFPDAYCNLANALKEKGNVSEAEECYNTALRLCPTHADSLNNLANIKREQGNIEDAVQLYRKALEVFPEFAAAHSNLASVLQQQGKLQEALMHYKEAIRISPTFADAYSNMGNTLKEMQDVQGALQCYTRAIQINPAFADAHSNLASIHKDSGNIPEAIASYRTALKLKPDFPDAYCNLAHCLQIVCDWTDYDERMKKLVSIVADQLEKNRLPSVHPHHSMLYPLSHGFRKAIAERHGNLCLDKVHKMIKINALHKPPYEHPKDLKASGGRLRVGYVSSDFGNHPTSHLMQSIPGMHNPEKFEVFCYALSPDDSTNFRVKVIAEAHHFTDLSQIPCNGKAADRIHQDGVHILVNMNGYTKGARNELFALRAAPIQAMWLGYPGTSGAPFMDYIISDKETSPIEVAEQYSEKLAYMPNTFFIGDHANMFPHLKKKAVIDFKSNGHIFDNRIVLNGIDVKAFLDSLPDVKIIKMKCDNNQESAGDTNGALSMPVIPMNTAAEAIINMINQGQIQVTINGFTVSNGLATTQINNKAATGEEVPRTVVVTTRSQYGLPEDSIVYCNFNQLYKIDPPTLQMWANILKRVPNSVLWLLRFPAVGEPNIVQYAQNMGLPSSRIIFSPVAPKEEHVRRGQLADVCLDTPLCNGHTTGMDVLWAGTPMVTMPGETLASRVAASQLNCLGCPELIAHSRQDYEDIAVKLGSDMEYLKMIRARVWKQRICSPLFNTKQYTTDLERLYLQMWEHHSNGNKPEHMVKFQTVETSENS; this is translated from the exons ATGGCGAGCTCAGTGGGAAACGTGGCTGACAGCACAG AACCGACAAAACGTATGCTTTCCTTCCAAGGGTTGGCTGAGCTGGCGCACCGGGAGTATCAATCAGGGGACTTTGAGGCAGCTGAGCGCCACTGCATGCAGTTGTGGAGACAGGAGCCTGATAACACAGGTGTCCTGCTGCTCCTGTCCTCAATCCACTTCCAGTGCCGAAGACTCGACAG GTCAGCTCACTTCAGCACCTTGGCCATTAAGCAGAACCCAATGTTGGCTGAGGCCTACTCCAACCTGGGGAATGTGTACAAGGAGCGTGGCCAACTGCAGGAGGCCATAGAGCATTACCGTCATGCTCTAAGACTAAAGCCAGACTTCATTGATGGATACATCAACTTGGCAGCAGCTCTGGTGGCAGCAGGGGACATGGAGGGAGCAGTGCAAGCTTATGTGTCTGCATTACAGTATAACCCT GATCTTTATTGTGTGCGTAGTGACCTGGGGAACTTGCTCAAAGCCCTTGGGCGTTTGGAAGAGGCTAAG GCTTGCTACCTGAAAGCCATTGAGACTCAGCCCAACTTTGCGGTGGCTTGGAGCAACCTGGGCTGTGTGTTCAATGCCCAGGGAGAAATATGGCTGGCTATACATCATTTTGAAAAG GCAGTTACCCTGGACCCAAATTTTCTTGACGCTTACATCAATTTAGGAAATGTTTTGAAGGAAGCCAGAATCTTTGACAG AGCTGTGGCTGGATACCTGAGAGCCTTGAGTCTAAGCCCCAACCATGCTGTGGTCCATGGAAACTTGGCGTGCGTCTACTATGAACAGGGTCTAATTGATCTGGCTATTGACACCTACCGTCGTGCTATTGAACTGCAGCCCCACTTCCCTGATGCTTACTGCAATTTGGCAAATGCCTTGAAGGAGAAAGGCAAT GTTTCCGAGGCAGAAGAGTGCTACAACACAGCCTTGCGTTTGTGTCCAACTCACGCTGACTCCCTTAATAACTTGGCCAATATTAAGCGCGAACAGGGCAACATTGAGGATGCAGTCCAGCTCTACAGAAAAGCCTTAGAG gtgtTCCCAGAGTTTGCAGCAGCTCACTCCAACCTGGCCAGTGTCTTGCAGCAGCAGGGCAAACTCCAGGAGGCTCTTATGCACTACAAAGAGGCAATTAG AATCAGCCCCACATTTGCTGATGCCTACTCCAACATGGGAAATACGCTGAAAGAAATGCAAGATGTACAAGGAGCGCTGCAGTGCTACACCCGTGCCATCCAGATTAACCCGGCCTTTGCTGATGCTCACAGCAATTTGGCTTCTATTCACAAG GATTCTGGAAACATCCCAGAGGCCATTGCATCTTACCGCACAGCCTTGAAACTCAAGCCAGACTTCCCCGATGCTTACTGCAACTTGGCACATTGTCTGCAG ATTGTGTGTGACTGGACGGATTATGACGAGCGGATGAAGAAGCTTGTGAGCATTGTGGCCGATCAGCTGGAGAAGAACCGCTTGCCCTCAGTGCACCCACACCACAGCATGCTGTACCCACTCTCTCACGGCTTCCGCAAGGCCATTGCGGAGCGCCATGGAAACCTTTGTCTGGACAAGGTACACAAAATGATCAAA ATCAATGCACTGCACAAACCTCCTTATGAGCATCCCAAGGATCTGAAGGCCAGTGGTGGGCGTCTGCGTGTCGGGTATGTCAGTTCTGACTTTGGAAACCACCCGACTTCCCACCTGATGCAGTCCATTCCTGGGATGCACAATCCTGAGAAATTTGAG GTGTTCTGCTATGCACTCAGCCCTGATGATAGTACCAACTTCCGTGTCAAAGTGATAGCAGAGGCTCATCATTTCACTGACCTCTCACAG ATCCCTTGCAATGGCAAGGCAGCTGATCGTATTCATCAGGACGGAGTCCACATTCTGGTCAACATGAATGGATACACCAAAGGTGCCCGTAATGAGCTGTTTGCCCTGCGCGCCGCTCCTATTCAG GCGATGTGGCTCGGTTACCCAGGAACCAGTGGGGCTCCCTTCATGGACTACATCATCTCTGATAAGGAGACCTCACCTATCGAGGTCGCTGAGCAGTACTCAGAAAAACTTGCCTACATGCCCAATACTTTCTTCATCGGAGACCACGCCAATATGTTCCCTCACCTCAAG AAGAAGGCAGTGATTGATTTCAAGTCGAATGGACACATCTTTGACAATCGCATCGTTCTCAATGGTATTGATGTGAAGGCCTTCTTAGACAGTCTGCCAGATGTCAAAATAATCAAG ATGAAGTGCGACAACAACCAGGAAAGTGCCGGGGACACAAATGGAGCTCTGTCCATGCCTGTGATCCCCATGAACACAGCAGCTGAAGCAATCATCAACATGATCAATCAAGGTCAAATCCAGGTCACAATCAATGGCTTCACTGTCAGCAATGGCCTGGCCACCACACAG ATCAATAACAAAGCAGCCACTGGTGAGGAGGTGCCACGCACGGTCGTCGTGACAACCCGCTCCCAGTATGGTCTTCCAGAGGACTCGATTGTGTACTGCAACTTCAACCAGCTCTACAAGATCGATCCTCCTACTCTTCAGATGTGGGCCAAC ATCCTGAAGCGTGTGCCCAACAGTGTGCTGTGGCTTCTTCGCTTCCCTGCAGTGGGAGAGCCCAATATCGTGCAGTACGCTCAGAACATGGGTCTGCCGAGCTCCCGCATCATCTTCTCTCCCGTGGCACCCAAAGAGGAGCACGTGAGACGGGGCCAGCTGGCTGACGTGTGCTTGGACACTCCTCTCTGCAATGGTCACACCACAGGCATGGATGTGCTCTGGGCTGGAACACCTATGGTCACCATGCCAG GTGAGACCCTTGCCTCTCGTGTGGCTGCCTCACAACTCAACTGTCTTGGCTGCCCTGAGCTAATAGCCCACAGTCGCCAAGACTACGAGGACATCGCAGTCAAACTCGGCTCCGACATGGAATA CCTGAAGATGATTAGAGCACGTGTTTGGAAGCAGCGGATCTGCAGCCCTCTTTTCAACACCAAGCAGTACACAACAGACCTTGAGAGGCTCTATCTGCAGATGTGGGAGCACCATAGCAACGGCAACAAGCCAGAGCACATGGTCAAATTCCAAACAGTAGAGACCAGTGAGAATTCTTGA